Proteins from a single region of Streptomyces sp. Tu 3180:
- a CDS encoding NAD(P)H-binding protein, whose product MTTILVTGGTGTLGRLVTERLRADGHEVRVLSRHSRPYAVDLREGGSGLDAALTGARTVVHCATSPRGGDERAARNLIAAARRAGVGHLVYVSIVGVDRVPFGYYRSKLAVERLVEESGLGWTVLRATQFHDLVLTLLQGLARAPVLLLPARVKDQPIDTAEVAERLSELARGAPAGRVQDMGGPEVRTLDSLARAYLRATGRRRPVVKVPLRGAAYHAFRGGGHLAPERAVGRRTFDEFLAERSGGAGRR is encoded by the coding sequence ATGACCACGATCCTGGTGACCGGCGGTACCGGAACACTCGGCCGGCTCGTCACCGAGCGGCTGCGGGCGGACGGGCACGAGGTGCGGGTCCTCAGCCGGCACTCCCGGCCGTACGCCGTCGACCTGCGGGAGGGCGGGAGCGGCCTGGACGCGGCCCTCACGGGCGCGCGGACGGTCGTGCACTGCGCGACGTCACCGCGCGGCGGCGACGAGAGGGCGGCGAGGAACCTGATCGCGGCGGCCCGGCGGGCCGGGGTGGGTCACCTCGTGTACGTCTCGATCGTCGGCGTGGACCGGGTGCCGTTCGGTTACTACAGGTCCAAGCTGGCGGTGGAACGCCTGGTCGAGGAGTCGGGGCTGGGCTGGACGGTGCTGCGCGCCACCCAGTTCCACGATCTGGTGCTCACGCTCCTCCAGGGCCTGGCCAGGGCGCCGGTCCTGCTGCTGCCGGCCCGGGTGAAGGACCAGCCGATCGACACCGCCGAGGTGGCCGAGCGCCTGTCCGAGCTGGCCCGGGGGGCGCCGGCGGGCCGCGTGCAGGACATGGGCGGCCCGGAGGTGCGGACGCTCGACTCGCTGGCCCGCGCGTATCTGCGGGCCACGGGCCGCCGGCGCCCGGTGGTGAAGGTCCCCCTGCGCGGCGCGGCGTACCACGCCTTCCGCGGCGGCGGCCACCTCGCCCCGGAGCGGGCGGTGGGCAGGCGCACGTTCGACGAGTTCCTGGCGGAGCGGTCCGGGGGCGCGGGACGCCGGTGA